A genomic segment from Polyangium mundeleinium encodes:
- a CDS encoding sialidase family protein, with the protein MFRTTMGPWSPTAYALTLALSLLPSCSKKKEEAPIAPPAPPRGAASLDQLSTGLGTAKGLDASLAPPSMNFDHVLVLDDKRAILAGGVPGSVAIALMTVDAGKTWKAFRTDRETWSSYAFGTDGMFALALGPKETTAEAPPAFGKKAPPPPPFQFFFAGLDAPSFGTATMVDQPPLARKPDPKQPLPKPRLALLDKETASIVVEPTAKKFVARYVTPPGTDAPAEVVLPKLETFATGPVGRPPRLFSVKGRELLSRKWPAPGEPIGEPEYVAAVKTTTTLVSELSASSACDVGSMSYQAITQPPTKQNPNKNYYLVVTPDRLTLVPRPVEALAGAAIGCSDTKFVVEAPDADKQSITLLLCDLEGKCTTPPRPVFKPWIEKHEREIVAVPTSTGAAAVMSAQAGERWGLYYAQSTDGGKFYERARIIGEGTGARGRVDFGALVSFGKRTLLIVSADVTGTSRRGFYVLVSDDDGATWNPP; encoded by the coding sequence ATGTTTCGAACGACGATGGGCCCCTGGTCCCCGACGGCCTACGCGCTCACGCTCGCGCTGTCGCTCCTCCCGAGCTGCTCCAAGAAAAAAGAAGAGGCCCCGATCGCGCCGCCGGCGCCTCCGCGTGGGGCTGCCTCGCTCGATCAGCTCTCCACCGGCCTCGGCACCGCCAAGGGCCTCGACGCCAGCCTCGCGCCGCCGTCGATGAATTTCGATCACGTGCTCGTGCTCGACGACAAGCGGGCCATCCTGGCCGGCGGCGTCCCTGGCAGCGTGGCGATCGCGCTCATGACCGTGGACGCGGGCAAGACGTGGAAGGCCTTCCGCACGGACCGCGAGACCTGGTCGAGTTACGCCTTCGGGACCGACGGCATGTTCGCGCTCGCCCTCGGCCCGAAGGAGACGACCGCGGAGGCGCCCCCGGCCTTCGGCAAGAAGGCGCCCCCGCCGCCGCCCTTCCAGTTCTTCTTCGCGGGGCTCGACGCGCCCTCGTTCGGCACGGCGACGATGGTCGACCAGCCGCCGCTCGCGCGAAAGCCCGACCCGAAGCAGCCGCTCCCCAAGCCGCGGCTCGCGCTGCTCGACAAGGAGACGGCGTCGATCGTCGTCGAGCCCACCGCCAAGAAGTTCGTCGCGCGGTATGTCACGCCGCCCGGCACCGACGCGCCGGCCGAGGTCGTGTTGCCCAAGCTCGAGACCTTCGCCACGGGGCCCGTCGGAAGGCCTCCGCGGCTCTTCTCCGTGAAGGGACGGGAGCTGCTCTCACGCAAGTGGCCAGCGCCCGGAGAGCCCATCGGGGAGCCCGAGTACGTGGCTGCGGTGAAAACGACGACGACGCTCGTGAGCGAGCTCTCCGCGTCCTCGGCGTGCGACGTCGGTTCGATGTCGTACCAGGCGATCACGCAACCGCCGACGAAGCAGAATCCGAACAAGAACTACTACCTCGTGGTGACGCCCGATCGGCTCACGCTGGTCCCGCGTCCGGTCGAGGCGCTCGCCGGCGCGGCTATCGGGTGTAGCGACACGAAGTTCGTCGTCGAGGCGCCGGATGCCGACAAGCAGAGCATAACGCTCTTGTTGTGTGATCTGGAAGGCAAGTGCACGACCCCACCGCGCCCCGTATTTAAGCCGTGGATCGAGAAACACGAGCGGGAGATCGTCGCGGTGCCGACGTCGACGGGCGCGGCCGCTGTGATGAGCGCGCAGGCCGGTGAGCGCTGGGGCCTCTACTACGCGCAGTCGACGGACGGCGGGAAGTTTTACGAGCGCGCGCGCATCATCGGCGAAGGGACCGGCGCGCGCGGGCGTGTCGACTTCGGCGCGCTCGTTTCGTTCGGGAAGCGCACGTTGCTCATCGTATCCGCCGATGTAACGGGTACTTCGAGGCGCGGCTTCTACGTGCTCGTATCCGACGACGACGGCGCGACGTGGAACCCGCCGTAA
- a CDS encoding PQQ-dependent sugar dehydrogenase has protein sequence MDFLKSNGTRFAFLFFVGAATTALSAVGCGDDGKGGSGGTGGTGGDGGAGAAGGMGGMGGMGGDGGMGGAGGNGGGMQVCAPGTAEPLPKLKLTELVTGLDRPTYVTGAPGDTSRLFLLEKPGRIRIVNGGNLVQEPFLDISAIVEGQANERGLLGLAFHPDYAQNGRFFVYYTQKANPNGAIAIAEYARGASPDVAVQGSGKVILTIPHPGYSNHNGGMLAFGPDGYLYVGTGDGGGGGDPDDNGQDINAKLGKILRIDVDKYPTAPPGNLPDGDKDIWDWGMRNPWRFSFDRCTGDLYIADVGQNVVEEINVEPVGEGNKNYGWNTMEGTYCYDPAANCDKTGLTLPVTEYLHASPFGDCSVTGGYVYRGAKMPGLVGTYLYADYCSKRFYTLAWSKGNVIAEGEITADLESTALSAGITSFGEDTAGELYVIVDNSQGGTPGKLYRIDPE, from the coding sequence ATGGATTTCTTGAAGTCGAACGGGACCAGGTTTGCATTTCTCTTCTTTGTCGGCGCGGCCACCACCGCGCTGTCGGCCGTCGGCTGCGGCGACGACGGCAAGGGCGGCAGCGGAGGCACGGGCGGCACCGGCGGTGACGGGGGCGCGGGCGCGGCCGGCGGAATGGGCGGTATGGGCGGCATGGGCGGCGACGGCGGCATGGGCGGCGCGGGCGGCAACGGCGGCGGCATGCAGGTATGCGCGCCCGGCACGGCTGAGCCCTTGCCCAAGCTAAAGCTCACCGAGCTCGTGACGGGCCTCGACCGCCCCACCTACGTGACGGGCGCGCCGGGCGATACCAGCCGCCTCTTCTTGCTGGAGAAGCCGGGCCGCATCCGCATCGTGAACGGCGGCAATCTCGTGCAGGAGCCCTTCCTCGACATCAGCGCGATCGTCGAGGGGCAGGCCAATGAGCGCGGCTTGCTCGGCCTCGCGTTCCATCCGGACTACGCCCAGAATGGCCGATTCTTCGTCTACTACACGCAGAAGGCGAACCCGAACGGCGCGATCGCCATCGCCGAGTACGCGCGCGGCGCCTCGCCCGACGTGGCGGTCCAGGGTTCGGGCAAGGTGATTCTCACCATCCCGCACCCGGGCTACAGCAACCACAACGGCGGCATGCTCGCGTTCGGGCCCGACGGTTACCTCTACGTGGGCACGGGCGACGGCGGTGGCGGCGGCGATCCGGACGACAACGGGCAGGACATCAACGCCAAGCTCGGCAAGATCCTCCGCATCGATGTCGATAAGTACCCGACGGCGCCGCCGGGAAACCTCCCGGACGGCGACAAAGACATCTGGGACTGGGGCATGCGCAACCCCTGGCGCTTCAGCTTCGATCGATGCACCGGCGATCTCTACATCGCCGACGTCGGCCAGAACGTGGTCGAAGAAATCAACGTCGAGCCGGTGGGTGAAGGCAACAAGAACTATGGCTGGAACACCATGGAAGGCACGTACTGCTACGACCCGGCAGCCAACTGCGACAAGACGGGCCTCACCTTGCCGGTCACGGAGTACCTCCATGCAAGCCCCTTCGGCGACTGCTCGGTGACGGGCGGATACGTCTACCGCGGGGCGAAGATGCCGGGGCTCGTCGGGACGTACCTCTACGCCGACTATTGCTCGAAGCGCTTCTACACGCTCGCGTGGTCGAAGGGCAACGTCATCGCCGAAGGGGAGATCACGGCCGATCTCGAAAGCACGGCGCTGAGCGCGGGCATCACTTCGTTCGGCGAGGACACTGCCGGCGAGCTCTACGTCATCGTGGACAACAGCCAGGGCGGGACACCCGGCAAGCTGTACCGCATCGATCCGGAGTGA
- a CDS encoding Bax inhibitor-1/YccA family protein: MNSWDYREQPWGAQGLTRGASRVAFLKRVYGLFTASVVFSAIGALLALRGGLSASQAFVSVGGSRVAVPPLVAFFGQHYIIGMLVMLGAVFGASMVRHVKGINVVALFGMATVVGVVLAPSLFYATLAAGIGKTLSSSPIRDAFLLSVGGFGGLTAYALTTKKDFSFLGGALTMGLFVVIGAGLLNIFLGSAAFGLAIASVSVLLFGAYVLYDTSRLLQAGEDDAVGAAIQLYLDFLNIFIALLRILSSRRGD; this comes from the coding sequence ATGAACTCGTGGGACTACAGGGAGCAACCGTGGGGCGCGCAGGGCCTCACCCGTGGCGCGAGCCGCGTAGCTTTCCTGAAACGCGTCTACGGCCTCTTCACGGCGAGCGTCGTGTTTTCCGCCATCGGCGCGCTTTTGGCCCTCCGCGGAGGTCTTTCCGCTTCGCAGGCGTTCGTCAGCGTCGGCGGTTCGCGCGTGGCCGTTCCGCCGCTCGTCGCGTTCTTCGGGCAGCACTACATCATCGGCATGCTCGTCATGCTTGGCGCCGTCTTCGGCGCTTCGATGGTGCGCCACGTGAAGGGCATCAACGTGGTCGCGCTTTTTGGTATGGCGACCGTGGTCGGCGTGGTCCTCGCGCCGTCGCTCTTCTACGCGACGCTCGCCGCGGGGATCGGCAAGACGCTCTCCTCGTCGCCTATTCGCGACGCGTTCTTGCTCTCCGTGGGTGGTTTCGGTGGACTCACGGCGTACGCGCTCACCACGAAGAAGGATTTTTCGTTCCTCGGCGGCGCGCTCACGATGGGCCTCTTTGTGGTCATCGGCGCGGGCCTGCTGAACATCTTCCTGGGTAGCGCGGCCTTCGGCCTCGCCATCGCGAGCGTGTCCGTGCTGCTCTTCGGCGCATACGTCCTCTACGATACGTCGCGCTTGCTCCAGGCCGGGGAAGACGACGCGGTGGGCGCCGCGATCCAGCTCTATTTGGACTTCCTGAACATCTTCATCGCCCTCCTGCGCATCCTCTCGTCGCGCCGCGGAGATTGA
- a CDS encoding HD family phosphohydrolase, with the protein MSLFLDGANDAARSSTRYGRDALTTMNLIEARLMSDARLSDRTVVRPHPLLVTVRSDRLFAVLAPGSLWDRGREVLRPFAHKLASGEAMLVLVGSPAISDVAGALNRGLGALVSPDPSADELYVAIHNVCELLESKARAEARGKWLNRYRYELGELIEIAKAITTERELDKLLSLILEKSRFITGADAGSIYVVEGDDPDPLRRTLRFKLSQNDSVPFDAREFTLPVSPRSMSGYVALHKRPINIADVYDLPAVSPYGFDRSFDAKIGYRTKSMLCMPLLSRKGEVIGVIQLINKKRAADRKLLSEEDVEDQVVPFDARSEELVGTLGSQAGIALENAVLYTEIHHMLEGFVRASVEAIEQRDPTTSGHSRRVALLTVGLARALERDKAGPYRGVTWTKDDLRELEYASLLHDFGKIGVREQVLVKAKKLYPHELAIIRHRIEIASRSYEVEILERKLRLVQRGARADELAALDQELSARKAELEAAYTAIVAANEPSVLKGGDFARIEAIARETFTDFSGDVVPLLRAEEVACLSVARGSLTPAEIEEIRNHVVHTYQFLSQIPWGKQFRRVAVIAGSHHERLNGTGYPHRLRAEEIPLQSKMMSVSDIFDALTASDRPYKKAVPVDRALDILGFEVKDQHVDADLVRVFIEAKVWTVLEQPGAPHSALAASSR; encoded by the coding sequence GTGAGCCTTTTCCTCGACGGGGCAAACGACGCTGCCCGGAGCTCGACGCGATACGGCCGCGACGCGCTGACCACGATGAACCTCATCGAAGCGCGCCTCATGTCGGACGCGCGCCTCTCCGATCGCACCGTCGTCCGGCCGCATCCTTTGCTCGTCACGGTGCGGAGCGACAGGCTCTTCGCGGTGCTCGCGCCCGGCTCGCTCTGGGACCGCGGCCGCGAAGTGCTCCGCCCCTTCGCGCACAAGCTCGCTTCGGGCGAGGCCATGCTCGTCCTCGTCGGCAGCCCCGCCATCAGCGACGTCGCGGGCGCTTTGAACCGCGGCCTCGGCGCGCTCGTCAGCCCCGATCCGAGCGCCGACGAACTCTACGTCGCCATCCACAACGTCTGCGAGCTACTCGAGTCGAAGGCCCGCGCCGAGGCGCGCGGCAAATGGCTGAACCGCTATCGTTACGAGCTCGGCGAGCTCATCGAGATTGCCAAGGCCATCACCACCGAGCGCGAGCTCGACAAACTGCTCTCGCTCATCCTGGAGAAGAGCCGCTTCATCACGGGCGCCGACGCCGGCAGCATCTACGTCGTCGAAGGCGACGACCCGGATCCGCTGCGCCGCACCCTGCGCTTCAAGCTCTCGCAAAACGACTCCGTCCCCTTCGACGCGCGCGAGTTCACGCTGCCCGTGAGCCCCCGATCGATGTCGGGGTACGTCGCGCTCCACAAACGCCCGATCAACATCGCGGACGTCTACGACCTGCCCGCGGTATCGCCGTACGGCTTCGATCGATCGTTCGACGCGAAGATCGGCTATCGCACGAAGTCGATGTTGTGCATGCCGCTGCTCTCGCGCAAAGGCGAGGTCATCGGCGTCATCCAGCTCATCAACAAGAAGCGGGCGGCCGACCGCAAGCTGCTTTCCGAGGAGGACGTCGAAGACCAGGTCGTCCCCTTCGACGCGCGCAGCGAAGAGCTCGTCGGCACGCTCGGATCGCAGGCCGGCATCGCGCTGGAAAACGCGGTCCTTTATACCGAGATCCACCACATGCTCGAAGGTTTCGTGCGCGCCAGCGTCGAGGCCATCGAGCAGCGAGATCCCACGACGAGTGGTCACTCGCGCCGCGTCGCGCTCCTCACGGTGGGGCTCGCGCGCGCGCTCGAGCGCGACAAGGCCGGCCCCTATCGCGGCGTCACGTGGACGAAGGACGATCTGCGCGAGCTCGAGTACGCCTCGCTGCTGCACGATTTCGGCAAGATCGGCGTCCGCGAGCAGGTCCTCGTGAAGGCGAAGAAGCTCTATCCCCACGAGCTCGCCATCATCCGCCATCGCATCGAGATCGCATCGCGCTCGTACGAGGTGGAGATCCTCGAACGCAAGCTCCGGCTCGTGCAACGCGGCGCGCGCGCCGACGAGCTCGCCGCGCTCGATCAGGAGTTATCGGCGCGCAAGGCCGAGCTCGAGGCCGCGTATACGGCCATCGTCGCCGCGAACGAGCCCTCGGTCCTCAAAGGCGGCGATTTCGCGCGCATCGAGGCCATCGCGCGCGAGACGTTCACCGACTTCTCGGGCGACGTCGTGCCGCTCCTGCGCGCCGAAGAAGTCGCGTGTTTGTCGGTGGCGCGTGGGTCCCTCACGCCCGCGGAGATCGAAGAAATCCGCAACCACGTGGTCCACACCTACCAGTTCCTTTCACAGATCCCCTGGGGCAAACAGTTCCGCCGCGTCGCCGTCATCGCCGGCTCGCATCACGAGCGCCTCAACGGCACGGGGTATCCACACCGGCTGCGCGCCGAGGAAATCCCGCTGCAATCCAAGATGATGAGCGTCAGCGACATCTTCGACGCGCTCACCGCGAGCGACCGGCCCTACAAGAAGGCCGTGCCCGTCGACCGCGCGCTCGACATCCTCGGCTTCGAGGTCAAAGACCAGCACGTCGACGCCGACCTCGTGCGCGTCTTCATCGAAGCGAAGGTGTGGACCGTGCTCGAACAGCCCGGCGCGCCGCACTCGGCCCTCGCGGCGTCTTCGCGATAA
- a CDS encoding PhoH family protein, with translation MSSSTPIRITADVEVLDNATLVSLAGPASEHLKSVARTLGIDASLRGNIIRLAGDADAVALAERFLAEAAQLLRGGAVLDAQDYVRAVQALHDDPALTLRELFEDVVLVTARRRPVTAKTIAQKRYIQAIRTHDMTFGIGPAGTGKTYLAMAMAVHALLERRVKRIILTRPAVEAGERLGFLPGDLAEKVNPYLRPLYDALHDMMDADKASGLVSRGQIEVAPLAFMRGRTLNDSFVILDEAQNATSDQMRMFLTRLGYSSRAVVTGDVTQVDLPHGARSGLAEARELLAGIDGIAICHFTEVDVVRHPLVQRIIVAYEKRDQEVAARRAEKERERDRRDGPAAAQSTPANPDAADEPREKGAAS, from the coding sequence ATGAGCAGCAGCACGCCCATTCGGATCACGGCAGACGTCGAGGTGCTCGACAACGCCACGCTCGTCTCGCTCGCCGGTCCTGCGAGTGAACACTTGAAGTCCGTGGCGAGGACCCTCGGCATCGACGCGAGCCTGCGGGGCAACATCATTCGCCTCGCCGGCGACGCTGACGCAGTCGCGCTCGCCGAGCGATTCCTCGCCGAGGCGGCCCAGCTCCTGCGCGGCGGCGCCGTGCTCGACGCGCAAGATTATGTGCGCGCCGTGCAAGCCCTCCACGACGACCCCGCGCTCACGCTGCGCGAGCTCTTCGAAGACGTCGTGCTCGTGACTGCGCGGCGCAGGCCCGTCACCGCCAAGACGATCGCGCAAAAGCGATACATTCAGGCGATCCGTACGCACGACATGACGTTCGGCATAGGACCGGCCGGTACGGGCAAGACGTACCTCGCCATGGCCATGGCGGTACACGCGCTCCTCGAACGGCGGGTGAAACGCATCATCCTCACGCGGCCCGCCGTCGAAGCGGGCGAGCGGCTCGGGTTTCTGCCGGGCGACCTCGCCGAGAAAGTAAACCCGTACCTCCGTCCGCTCTATGATGCTTTGCACGACATGATGGATGCCGACAAAGCCTCCGGACTCGTCTCGCGCGGGCAGATCGAGGTCGCGCCGCTCGCGTTCATGCGTGGCCGCACGCTGAACGATTCCTTCGTCATCCTCGACGAAGCGCAGAACGCGACGAGTGATCAGATGCGCATGTTCCTGACCCGCCTCGGCTACTCGTCACGCGCGGTCGTCACGGGCGACGTCACGCAGGTCGATCTGCCGCACGGCGCCCGCAGCGGCCTCGCCGAAGCGCGGGAGCTGCTCGCGGGGATCGACGGCATCGCGATATGTCACTTCACCGAGGTCGACGTGGTCCGCCATCCGCTCGTGCAACGCATCATCGTCGCCTACGAGAAACGTGATCAGGAGGTCGCGGCCCGGCGCGCAGAAAAAGAACGCGAGCGGGATCGACGCGACGGACCGGCCGCGGCGCAATCGACCCCGGCGAACCCCGATGCCGCGGACGAACCTCGCGAAAAAGGGGCGGCCTCGTGA
- a CDS encoding porin: MLHRKSRDTKRLEGGLRGSIAKAVLSGALACVFSVPPALAQVPPAPPGPGPKPAGEGKTQVDPAAPKPTGIVPRPLVRPNALIPPPGPPPPPPAGKTPPAITPPPAPVQPFPIEVDVPTRTEPRMALAGFQGGIFLRDPSDDIRVYVRGRLHLDFHSFLGGGAADLPAEEGGALLAPRFFARRARIELAADLFRRWFALVGVDFGGQPITNPMGDVQPPTLPPGQAPLQAWTRFAPPQSVGPAAQLANVYIDYTLLRQFHVMLGQHQAPFSLENRTGNDQHPWMERVLPIRAFVQPNGKEIGMTIWGDINEAQTLSYELGLFVGDGPNRPQVDSYPDFIGRIVVRPFARGTPVAKEDAPSGLSKSFSRAHIGVSMQRGARDPAFVAYDYPAITTAQGFALWDPRYLDTRGRLMRVLPSGAQNRIGGELRVPIDRYELRAEAYWVDNGTREAIDGLAFEHTARLGNVEGVGWYVHASAWPIGDAFVNGEPGFSRPPRLDLSGATPKKSYDDRRGLEVMAIVAGVQARYDGAARGGDYDAATPGAPGRTSKISVVQLGLGATYWHTRFVRVSVNWLAYHTPGSGAGENLALVPGNLLGDAENPARSAAWMHELGARAAVNF, encoded by the coding sequence ATGCTGCATAGGAAAAGCCGGGACACGAAGCGCCTCGAGGGAGGCCTCCGCGGGAGCATAGCCAAGGCGGTGCTCTCCGGCGCGCTCGCGTGTGTTTTTTCTGTCCCGCCGGCGCTCGCGCAAGTCCCGCCGGCGCCGCCGGGTCCTGGCCCCAAGCCAGCAGGGGAAGGAAAAACCCAGGTTGATCCGGCGGCGCCCAAGCCCACGGGGATCGTGCCGCGGCCCCTCGTGCGGCCGAACGCGTTGATTCCACCGCCCGGCCCTCCGCCGCCGCCGCCCGCCGGCAAAACACCACCTGCGATCACGCCGCCGCCCGCGCCCGTGCAGCCGTTTCCGATCGAGGTCGACGTGCCGACACGCACGGAGCCGCGGATGGCGCTGGCCGGTTTTCAAGGCGGAATTTTTCTTCGAGATCCCTCGGACGACATCCGCGTGTATGTCCGGGGCCGCCTGCACCTCGATTTCCATTCCTTCCTCGGTGGGGGCGCAGCCGACCTGCCCGCCGAGGAGGGCGGCGCGCTGCTCGCGCCTCGTTTTTTTGCCCGCCGTGCTCGTATCGAGCTCGCCGCTGACCTCTTCCGTCGATGGTTTGCCCTGGTCGGGGTGGATTTTGGCGGGCAGCCCATAACGAACCCGATGGGCGACGTGCAGCCACCCACGTTGCCGCCCGGACAAGCGCCGCTCCAGGCGTGGACGCGCTTCGCGCCGCCGCAGTCCGTCGGGCCGGCGGCGCAGCTCGCGAACGTGTACATCGACTACACGCTCCTCCGTCAGTTTCACGTGATGCTCGGGCAACACCAGGCGCCGTTTTCCCTGGAGAACCGCACGGGCAACGATCAGCACCCGTGGATGGAGCGCGTGCTGCCGATTCGAGCGTTCGTCCAGCCGAACGGCAAGGAAATCGGCATGACGATCTGGGGCGACATCAACGAGGCGCAAACCCTGAGCTACGAGCTCGGCCTCTTCGTTGGTGACGGACCGAATCGACCGCAGGTCGACAGCTACCCCGATTTCATCGGCCGCATCGTGGTGCGCCCGTTCGCCCGGGGCACGCCGGTCGCGAAGGAGGACGCGCCTTCGGGTTTGTCGAAATCCTTCTCTCGCGCGCACATCGGCGTGAGCATGCAACGGGGCGCGCGCGACCCGGCGTTCGTCGCGTACGACTATCCGGCGATCACGACGGCGCAGGGGTTCGCATTGTGGGATCCGCGGTACCTCGACACGCGCGGCAGGCTCATGCGGGTGCTGCCGTCGGGCGCGCAAAACCGCATCGGCGGCGAGCTCCGCGTGCCGATCGATCGGTACGAGCTGCGCGCCGAGGCGTACTGGGTCGACAACGGGACGCGCGAGGCGATCGACGGGCTCGCGTTCGAACACACCGCGCGGCTCGGGAATGTCGAGGGCGTGGGCTGGTATGTGCATGCCTCGGCGTGGCCGATCGGGGATGCGTTCGTGAACGGCGAACCGGGTTTTTCCCGGCCACCCAGGCTCGATCTGTCCGGCGCGACGCCCAAAAAGAGCTACGACGATCGGCGCGGCCTCGAGGTGATGGCGATCGTGGCGGGTGTACAGGCGCGATACGACGGCGCTGCGCGCGGGGGCGACTACGATGCGGCGACGCCGGGCGCGCCCGGGCGGACGTCGAAGATCTCCGTTGTGCAGCTCGGCCTCGGCGCGACGTACTGGCACACGCGGTTCGTCCGGGTGTCGGTGAACTGGCTCGCCTACCACACGCCGGGGAGCGGCGCGGGGGAGAACCTCGCGCTCGTGCCGGGGAATTTGCTGGGGGATGCGGAGAATCCCGCGCGATCCGCGGCGTGGATGCACGAGCTCGGCGCGCGCGCGGCCGTGAACTTCTGA
- a CDS encoding penicillin-binding transpeptidase domain-containing protein gives MRQWIAIGAAVGLVAVTLPMLRKHDVELAGLLAKSKIETNGGPVVTREVTPPPLTDIDLTRIDDRGNIAIAPAHGNRRAELTVVPKYQRAAVALLRSGHVPEGAVVMTDIKTGRVLAWASYVDQGAMHDVAAEATAPSASVFKIVTATALVEHAGLGPNTKQCYSGGEHAITAKDMIDNKKRDKWCATLAQAMGRSLNTVFARLAAKNLDRNELEGTAQKLGWGQDIPFDVKLAQSTITLPEDDLGFARTAAGFWNTTLSPFQGANLATTIANGGEMVRLSIVSNVKDEDGEIYKGPTVRMPLKRVMSEQTARAITSMMEETVDSGTSYKSFHDRAGRAYLPDIRIAGKTGTLTKPTAEGPFYTWWVGFAPSDKPEVALSVLVANGAKWRVKATHVASDMLRVYFADKNAPGVRSPFDSGSVARRD, from the coding sequence ATGCGTCAGTGGATCGCCATCGGTGCCGCCGTGGGCCTCGTCGCCGTCACGCTCCCCATGCTGCGCAAGCATGACGTGGAGCTCGCGGGCCTCCTCGCAAAAAGCAAAATCGAAACGAACGGAGGGCCCGTCGTCACGCGGGAGGTGACGCCACCCCCCCTGACGGACATCGACCTGACGCGGATCGACGATCGCGGAAACATCGCGATCGCCCCGGCCCACGGCAATCGCAGGGCCGAGCTCACGGTGGTGCCGAAGTACCAGCGCGCTGCGGTGGCGCTCTTGCGCAGCGGGCACGTGCCCGAGGGCGCCGTCGTGATGACCGACATCAAGACGGGTCGGGTGCTCGCGTGGGCGAGCTACGTGGATCAAGGCGCGATGCACGACGTCGCGGCGGAGGCGACGGCGCCTTCGGCGAGCGTGTTCAAGATCGTGACTGCGACGGCGCTCGTGGAGCACGCCGGGCTCGGGCCGAACACGAAGCAGTGTTACTCGGGCGGCGAGCACGCGATCACCGCGAAGGACATGATCGACAACAAGAAGCGCGACAAGTGGTGCGCCACGCTCGCGCAGGCGATGGGCCGCAGCTTGAACACGGTGTTCGCGCGGCTCGCGGCCAAGAACCTCGATCGCAACGAGCTCGAAGGGACGGCGCAGAAGCTCGGCTGGGGGCAGGACATCCCGTTCGACGTGAAGCTCGCGCAGAGCACGATCACGCTGCCCGAAGACGACCTCGGCTTCGCCCGCACGGCCGCGGGCTTCTGGAACACGACGCTCTCGCCGTTCCAGGGCGCGAACCTGGCGACGACGATCGCGAACGGCGGCGAGATGGTGCGCCTGTCGATCGTGTCGAACGTGAAGGACGAGGACGGCGAGATCTACAAGGGTCCCACGGTCCGCATGCCCCTCAAGCGCGTGATGAGCGAGCAGACGGCCCGGGCGATCACGTCGATGATGGAAGAGACCGTCGACTCGGGGACGAGCTACAAGTCGTTCCACGACCGAGCGGGCAGGGCCTACCTGCCGGACATTCGCATCGCGGGGAAGACCGGCACGCTGACGAAGCCGACGGCCGAGGGCCCGTTCTACACGTGGTGGGTGGGCTTCGCGCCGAGCGACAAACCCGAGGTCGCGCTGTCGGTGCTCGTGGCGAACGGCGCGAAATGGCGCGTGAAGGCGACACACGTGGCCTCCGACATGCTGCGCGTGTACTTCGCGGACAAAAACGCGCCCGGCGTGCGGAGCCCGTTCGATTCCGGGTCCGTGGCGCGGCGCGACTAA
- a CDS encoding thymidine kinase, which yields MFSGKTEELIRRIKRAILARQRVQAFKPRIDDRYDAHRIVSHEAVSVEAVAVGTSASIEERVLDETDVVAIDEAQFFDRGIIEVCDKLANRGLRVIAAGLDQDYLGRPFPPMPELMAIAEEVTKVHAVCAVCGGPASRSQRLIPKATTVLVGGAESYEARCRGCFEARDVPRTEF from the coding sequence ATGTTCAGTGGAAAAACCGAGGAACTTATCCGGCGCATCAAGCGCGCCATCCTCGCTCGCCAGCGCGTGCAGGCGTTCAAGCCTCGCATCGACGATCGGTACGACGCACACCGCATCGTCAGCCACGAGGCCGTGAGCGTCGAGGCCGTCGCCGTCGGCACGAGCGCGAGCATCGAGGAGCGCGTCCTCGACGAGACCGACGTCGTCGCCATCGACGAGGCGCAGTTCTTCGATCGAGGCATCATCGAGGTCTGCGACAAACTCGCCAATCGTGGCTTGCGTGTCATCGCGGCCGGCCTCGACCAGGACTACCTCGGCCGCCCCTTCCCCCCGATGCCCGAGCTCATGGCCATCGCCGAGGAGGTCACGAAGGTGCACGCCGTCTGCGCCGTCTGCGGCGGCCCTGCGAGCCGCTCGCAGCGGCTCATCCCCAAGGCCACCACGGTGCTCGTCGGCGGCGCCGAGAGCTATGAGGCGCGCTGCCGCGGCTGCTTCGAGGCACGCGACGTGCCCCGCACCGAGTTTTAG